The following coding sequences are from one Acidimicrobiia bacterium window:
- a CDS encoding class I SAM-dependent methyltransferase: MNEIHLELCASDGWAEIVERDIVPWVLEGIDPGADVLEVGPGPGRTTDVLQRSFPHVTAVELDDELARQLQARFAATNVRVVEGDGARLPFRDARFTAAFSFTMLHHVPSVDLQDRLLAEVARVLCPGAVLAGVDSRDSDDFRALHEGDVCVPVDPRTFGTRLQRAGFARVDVDTDDFATRFRAWTRTT; this comes from the coding sequence GTGAACGAGATCCACCTCGAGCTCTGCGCGAGCGACGGGTGGGCCGAGATCGTCGAGCGCGACATCGTCCCGTGGGTGCTCGAGGGGATCGACCCGGGCGCCGACGTCCTCGAGGTCGGCCCCGGCCCCGGGCGCACCACGGACGTGCTGCAGCGGAGCTTCCCGCACGTGACCGCGGTCGAGCTCGACGACGAGCTCGCCCGGCAGCTGCAGGCGCGCTTCGCGGCGACGAACGTCCGCGTCGTCGAGGGTGACGGTGCGCGATTGCCGTTCCGCGACGCACGGTTCACCGCCGCGTTCTCGTTCACGATGCTCCACCACGTCCCGTCGGTCGACCTGCAGGACCGGTTGCTCGCCGAGGTCGCACGCGTCCTCTGCCCCGGTGCTGTGCTCGCGGGCGTCGACAGCCGCGACAGCGACGACTTCCGCGCGCTGCACGAGGGCGACGTCTGTGTACCGGTCGATCCCCGGACGTTCGGGACGCGGCTGCAACGAGCCGGGTTCGCGCGCGTCGACGTCGACACCGACGACTTCGCGACGAGGTTCCGCGCGTGGACCCGCACGACGTGA